A window from Dehalobacter sp. DCA encodes these proteins:
- a CDS encoding LL-diaminopimelate aminotransferase, whose protein sequence is MAFVNENYLKLPGSYLFSEIARREKQFRQENPDCDLIKMGIGDVTRPLPPAVIEAMHQAVEEMGQQKTFRGYGPEQGYEFLIEKIIEHDFKPRGVDLAVNEVFISDGAKTDTANFQEIFGTGNILAVTDPVYPVYVDSNVMAGRTGIYNNDKGQFEGIVYLPCNQENGLKPALPGTKADMIYLCYPNNPTGTTLSAEELKKWVDYARDHKAIILFDAAYEAFIREDGVPHSIFEIEGAREVAVEFRSFSKTAGFTGTRCAYTIVPKEVMVYDSKGEAHSLNKLWLRRQTTKFNGVSYPIQAATAAIFSEAGKQQVKETIDYYMDNAAIIRAGLEKAGYTVFGGVNAPYIWLKTPGQMGSWEFFDKLMKEANVIGTPGAGFGASGEGFFRLTAFNTKENTERAIERIRTKIALS, encoded by the coding sequence ATGGCTTTTGTCAATGAAAATTATCTTAAACTGCCTGGAAGCTATCTCTTTTCGGAAATAGCCCGCCGGGAAAAGCAATTCAGACAGGAAAACCCGGACTGTGACTTAATAAAAATGGGTATTGGTGATGTGACCCGCCCGCTTCCGCCAGCCGTCATCGAAGCAATGCATCAGGCTGTCGAGGAAATGGGCCAACAGAAAACCTTTAGAGGATATGGCCCAGAACAGGGATATGAGTTCCTGATTGAAAAAATCATTGAGCACGATTTCAAGCCCCGCGGTGTCGACCTGGCAGTTAACGAAGTGTTTATCAGTGACGGGGCCAAGACGGACACCGCCAATTTTCAGGAGATATTTGGAACTGGCAATATCCTGGCTGTTACAGACCCGGTTTATCCGGTTTATGTGGACAGCAATGTCATGGCTGGACGTACCGGTATTTATAACAACGACAAAGGGCAGTTTGAAGGAATCGTTTATCTTCCCTGTAATCAGGAAAATGGACTGAAACCGGCGCTTCCCGGCACGAAAGCAGATATGATCTACCTGTGCTATCCGAATAATCCGACCGGAACGACACTTTCGGCTGAAGAACTGAAGAAATGGGTCGATTATGCACGCGATCATAAGGCCATCATCTTATTTGATGCTGCGTACGAAGCTTTCATACGGGAAGACGGTGTTCCCCATAGTATTTTTGAAATCGAAGGTGCGCGCGAAGTGGCCGTGGAATTCAGGAGTTTTTCCAAGACGGCTGGTTTTACCGGGACTCGCTGCGCATATACCATCGTTCCAAAGGAAGTCATGGTCTATGATTCCAAAGGAGAAGCGCACAGTCTGAATAAATTATGGCTTAGAAGGCAGACCACAAAATTCAATGGAGTATCTTATCCGATCCAGGCTGCCACTGCTGCCATATTTTCTGAGGCAGGGAAACAACAGGTCAAAGAAACCATTGATTATTATATGGATAATGCCGCAATTATCCGGGCTGGTCTAGAAAAAGCGGGATATACCGTCTTTGGCGGTGTGAATGCACCGTATATCTGGCTAAAAACACCGGGACAGATGGGGTCCTGGGAATTCTTTGACAAGCTGATGAAAGAGGCAAATGTTATCGGAACACCCGGAGCCGGCTTCGGTGCGAGTGGGGAAGGATTCTTCCGGCTGACGGCTTTCAATACCAAAGAGAATACTGAAAGGGCGATTGAAAGGATAAGAACCAAAATCGCGTTAAGCTGA
- the rpoZ gene encoding DNA-directed RNA polymerase subunit omega has protein sequence MKQPSLDVLMSQADSKYTLVVAAAKRARVLMNNLDASEFKDTKPVSRALLEIADGKVYPDFFDKVTSDALR, from the coding sequence ATGAAGCAGCCTTCTTTGGATGTTCTGATGTCCCAGGCAGACAGTAAATATACCCTAGTGGTGGCAGCTGCCAAAAGGGCCAGGGTACTCATGAACAATTTGGATGCAAGTGAATTTAAAGATACAAAACCTGTTAGCAGGGCTTTGCTTGAGATTGCAGACGGAAAAGTCTATCCTGACTTTTTTGATAAGGTAACGTCAGATGCTTTGCGGTAA
- a CDS encoding extracellular matrix/biofilm regulator RemA — MDIKLINIGFGNIVSANRIISIVSPESAPIKRIIQEARDTGMLIDATYGRRTRAVIMCDSHHVILSAVQPETVAHRLTAKESSNEDPAD, encoded by the coding sequence TTGGATATCAAATTGATTAATATAGGATTTGGCAATATTGTATCGGCCAACAGAATTATCTCGATTGTAAGTCCGGAATCAGCACCCATTAAGCGAATTATTCAGGAAGCGCGCGATACAGGAATGCTCATCGACGCCACCTATGGGCGAAGAACGCGTGCCGTCATTATGTGTGACAGCCACCACGTGATTTTGTCGGCTGTTCAGCCTGAAACGGTTGCCCATCGTCTGACCGCCAAAGAATCCAGTAATGAAGATCCGGCTGATTAA
- the metK gene encoding methionine adenosyltransferase has translation MGYKLFTSESVTEGHPDKICDQISDAILDAVLCQDREARVACETSVTTGLVLVSGEITTHCYVDIPRVVRETIRQIGYTRAKYGFDADTCAVLTSIGEQSSDIALGVNKALEAKISEEDISEIGAGDQGMMFGYATNETETFMPVPIDLAHKLARRLAEIRKAEVLNYLRPDGKTQVTVEYEDGKPKRIDTIVISTQHHPEVSQEQIKNDLLEHVVRPVVPSEMLDENTRYYINPTGRFVIGGPQGDAGLTGRKIIVDTYGGMARHGGGAFSGKDPTKVDRSGAYAARYVAKNVVGAGLADRCEIQIAYAIGVARPVSISVETFGTGKVSDDKIITLINETFDLRPAAIINTLDLRRPIYRQTAAYGHFGRNDLDLPWEKLDKVEQLRKLAGR, from the coding sequence ATGGGTTACAAATTATTTACCTCAGAATCTGTTACCGAAGGACATCCCGACAAAATATGCGATCAAATTTCGGATGCAATTCTTGATGCCGTCCTGTGTCAGGACAGAGAAGCAAGAGTTGCCTGTGAAACATCTGTGACAACCGGGCTGGTTCTGGTAAGCGGCGAGATTACCACCCATTGTTATGTGGATATTCCAAGAGTCGTAAGGGAAACCATCAGACAGATTGGATATACGAGAGCCAAATATGGCTTTGACGCAGATACATGTGCGGTGCTGACCTCGATTGGAGAGCAGTCCAGTGATATTGCCTTAGGCGTTAACAAAGCACTGGAGGCAAAAATATCCGAAGAAGATATCAGTGAGATCGGTGCAGGAGACCAGGGGATGATGTTTGGCTATGCGACAAACGAAACCGAAACATTCATGCCGGTGCCGATTGATCTTGCGCATAAGCTGGCCCGCAGGCTAGCTGAAATCCGTAAGGCGGAAGTGCTGAACTATTTAAGACCTGACGGTAAAACGCAGGTTACCGTTGAATACGAGGACGGAAAACCCAAAAGAATCGATACGATTGTAATTTCGACCCAGCATCATCCTGAGGTTTCCCAGGAGCAGATCAAAAACGACCTTCTGGAGCATGTCGTAAGACCAGTGGTTCCATCTGAAATGCTGGATGAGAATACCCGTTATTATATCAACCCGACGGGCAGATTTGTGATTGGCGGGCCTCAGGGTGATGCAGGACTTACCGGCAGAAAAATTATCGTTGACACCTATGGCGGTATGGCTAGACATGGTGGCGGGGCGTTTTCCGGAAAAGATCCTACGAAGGTTGACCGGTCCGGGGCTTATGCCGCGCGCTATGTGGCCAAAAATGTTGTCGGAGCGGGCCTAGCTGACCGCTGTGAGATTCAGATCGCCTATGCGATTGGGGTTGCACGTCCTGTCTCCATTTCAGTTGAAACATTTGGGACGGGCAAGGTCAGTGATGATAAAATCATCACGCTGATTAATGAAACGTTTGATCTTCGCCCGGCTGCAATCATCAACACTCTGGATCTCCGCAGACCAATCTATAGACAGACCGCGGCCTACGGGCATTTTGGTCGCAATGACCTTGACCTCCCGTGGGAGAAGCTTGATAAAGTCGAACAATTAAGGAAACTGGCCGGACGCTGA
- the coaBC gene encoding bifunctional phosphopantothenoylcysteine decarboxylase/phosphopantothenate--cysteine ligase CoaBC, with amino-acid sequence MLCGKRVLLGVTGSIAAYKAVDIASRLVKSGAEVSVVMTKSATELVAPLTFRSISGQPVYTEMFTEPKMWNIEHISLAQKADITLIAPATANIIAKMAVGLADDFLSTVLLAVNNPIFVAPAMNHAMYHHPATQQNLGILQQRGIHMIGPAKGYQACGAEGDGRMSEPAEIIDFLQNFMLNRGIMKGRKVLVTAGGTREELDPVRYLGNYSSGRMGYAIAEAFAEAGAQVTLVSGPSDILPPFGVETVRIISAEEMYLEVMTRYAEQDIVVKAAAVADFRPAVRNEQKIKKDGESVILELVPNPDILSALGARKKHQYLVGFAAETQNVIENGLEKLKRKKADMLVVNDVTAPGAGFGTDTNIVSFLYPDGRKIDLPKMSKLDVARRLVQEIALNKGIGSKE; translated from the coding sequence ATGCTTTGCGGTAAACGTGTGCTTCTGGGCGTAACAGGCAGTATTGCTGCCTACAAAGCGGTCGACATCGCCAGCAGACTGGTGAAAAGCGGTGCAGAGGTCTCTGTCGTGATGACAAAATCAGCGACAGAGCTCGTTGCGCCTTTGACATTTAGAAGCATATCAGGACAGCCGGTTTATACGGAAATGTTCACGGAACCTAAAATGTGGAACATTGAACATATTTCTCTGGCCCAGAAGGCAGACATCACCTTAATCGCTCCGGCGACAGCCAATATCATTGCGAAGATGGCTGTCGGTCTTGCTGATGATTTTCTTTCTACCGTCTTACTGGCTGTCAATAATCCAATTTTTGTAGCTCCGGCGATGAATCATGCCATGTATCATCACCCTGCAACGCAGCAGAATCTGGGGATTCTTCAGCAGCGGGGTATTCATATGATCGGGCCAGCCAAAGGATACCAAGCCTGCGGAGCAGAGGGTGACGGCAGGATGAGTGAGCCTGCGGAGATCATTGATTTCCTTCAGAATTTTATGTTAAACCGGGGAATCATGAAAGGCCGGAAAGTGCTAGTTACGGCCGGCGGCACCCGCGAGGAACTTGATCCGGTCAGATATCTTGGAAATTACAGCTCAGGCCGCATGGGCTATGCAATTGCTGAGGCGTTTGCTGAGGCAGGCGCACAGGTGACCCTGGTCAGCGGACCCTCGGATATCCTGCCCCCGTTCGGCGTGGAAACGGTCCGGATTATTTCAGCGGAAGAGATGTATCTGGAAGTTATGACACGATATGCGGAACAGGATATCGTCGTCAAAGCAGCTGCTGTTGCTGATTTTCGACCTGCAGTCCGCAATGAGCAAAAGATCAAAAAAGACGGAGAGTCTGTTATCCTAGAATTAGTTCCGAATCCAGATATTCTGTCAGCTTTGGGGGCTCGGAAGAAACACCAGTACTTGGTTGGCTTTGCTGCCGAGACCCAAAATGTGATTGAAAACGGTCTGGAAAAGTTAAAACGCAAAAAGGCCGATATGCTTGTAGTCAATGATGTCACAGCACCTGGTGCAGGTTTTGGCACAGATACCAATATTGTTAGTTTTCTTTATCCCGATGGCAGAAAGATAGATCTGCCCAAAATGAGCAAGCTGGATGTCGCCAGAAGGTTGGTGCAAGAGATTGCCTTGAACAAAGGTATTGGATCAAAGGAGTGA
- the gmk gene encoding guanylate kinase, producing the protein MEDKGLLIVVSGPAGVGKGTLCKRLFAECGDLEYSVSVTTRAPRPGETEGKEYYFRSRDQFLKMVENNEFLEWAEFCGNLYGTPRFHVESVLKRNKTILLEIDMQGAKIVKKAFPDGVFIFIVPPSLEELAERLYGRGTETPEVVQRRLAQAVQEMKNMKDYDYAVENDEIGTAVEKLKSIMIAEKCRVSSKP; encoded by the coding sequence ATGGAAGACAAAGGACTGCTGATTGTGGTTTCAGGTCCTGCAGGAGTTGGAAAAGGAACACTGTGTAAGCGGCTTTTTGCCGAGTGCGGCGATCTGGAATATTCTGTTTCTGTAACGACTAGGGCACCAAGACCGGGAGAAACAGAGGGAAAAGAATACTATTTTCGTTCCAGGGATCAATTTCTTAAAATGGTTGAGAATAATGAGTTTCTGGAATGGGCAGAGTTTTGCGGAAACCTGTATGGAACCCCAAGATTTCATGTGGAAAGTGTCCTGAAGAGAAACAAGACCATCTTACTGGAAATCGATATGCAGGGAGCAAAAATTGTCAAAAAGGCTTTTCCGGATGGTGTGTTTATTTTCATTGTTCCGCCTTCCCTGGAAGAGCTCGCTGAAAGGCTTTATGGAAGAGGAACGGAAACACCTGAGGTCGTGCAGCGCAGACTGGCACAAGCCGTTCAGGAAATGAAAAATATGAAGGATTATGATTATGCTGTTGAGAACGACGAAATTGGCACTGCAGTAGAAAAGCTTAAGAGTATTATGATTGCAGAAAAATGCCGGGTGAGTTCAAAGCCATAA
- a CDS encoding YicC/YloC family endoribonuclease, whose protein sequence is MANSMTGFGRGEAQGLGVQISVEMKSVNNRFLEVLVKLPRNLNIIEERFRKAVQEKVQRGRIDIYVNIKETEEKKRLVKVDKDLVLSYDNSLKELANLLNTTYKSDLFSLVSLPEVLSVENEETDAEALWPYLNMALQEALNQLIQMRRTEGERLAKDLLKKLDDLSGMVDQVTVRAPQVVAEYQEKLRERLAALLADTSLDEARLITEIAIFADRSSIEEELVRLGSHFEQFTKAFSTNEPIGRKLDFLIQEMNREINTIGSKANDLEISHIVVQGKSELEKIREQVQNIE, encoded by the coding sequence TTGGCAAACAGTATGACTGGTTTTGGCAGAGGGGAAGCTCAGGGACTTGGAGTTCAGATTTCAGTAGAAATGAAGTCAGTGAACAATCGCTTCCTGGAAGTCCTGGTGAAACTACCAAGGAACCTGAATATCATTGAGGAACGTTTTCGTAAAGCCGTGCAGGAAAAAGTCCAGCGAGGCCGCATTGATATTTACGTAAATATCAAGGAAACGGAAGAAAAAAAGAGATTAGTTAAGGTTGACAAAGATTTAGTGCTGTCGTATGATAATTCTCTGAAGGAATTGGCAAATTTGCTCAATACCACGTATAAGAGCGATCTTTTTAGTCTGGTTTCGCTCCCTGAAGTACTCAGTGTTGAAAACGAAGAGACGGATGCCGAAGCCTTGTGGCCATATCTCAATATGGCTTTACAGGAGGCGCTGAACCAGTTAATTCAAATGCGTAGGACTGAAGGGGAGAGACTGGCCAAGGATTTGCTGAAAAAATTAGATGACCTTTCCGGAATGGTTGATCAAGTAACTGTAAGAGCGCCGCAGGTTGTCGCGGAATATCAGGAAAAATTAAGGGAAAGGCTTGCGGCGCTTCTGGCGGACACTTCACTGGATGAAGCTAGACTGATTACCGAAATTGCCATTTTTGCCGACAGGTCTTCTATTGAGGAAGAGCTGGTCAGGCTCGGGAGCCATTTTGAACAATTTACCAAAGCCTTTTCAACCAATGAGCCGATTGGACGGAAACTGGATTTTCTGATTCAGGAAATGAACAGAGAGATCAATACCATTGGGTCTAAGGCAAATGATCTGGAGATTTCACATATTGTTGTCCAAGGAAAAAGTGAATTGGAGAAAATCCGGGAACAGGTTCAGAATATCGAGTAA
- a CDS encoding phenylacetate--CoA ligase family protein has protein sequence MTQDELLLHLRKTIEQVLKAPYYKKKLAEVGIYYPGDVKSLEDFRKIPLTDKEALRQNYPFGLFAEPLEKMVRIHASSGTTGKPTVVGYTREDIQLWAKIVANGLRRAGITSNDVVQVAYGYGLFTGGMGLHYGCEELGALVIPISGGNTQRQLMLMRDFGSTVLCCTPSYALYLADSLGEEGMTKEDLKLRVGIFGAEPWTEQMRAEIETRLGIRALDIYGLSETMGPGVSLECLKGEGLHIDENFYPEILDKDGNVLPEGETGELVLTSFNKMGFPGLRYRTKDITSITYGSCTCGHTGWTMKRVSARVDDMLIIRGVNVFPSQIEEAILSVGGIEPHYLIVVDREGNLDTLEVQIEVNAASFNDEIRELEELQQRLQTKIHEILNIAARVRLVEPKSIPRSEGKAKRVIDKRKEKQLS, from the coding sequence ATGACTCAGGATGAGTTGTTACTTCATTTAAGAAAGACCATTGAACAGGTCTTAAAAGCTCCCTACTACAAGAAAAAACTAGCTGAGGTGGGTATCTATTATCCCGGTGATGTCAAATCCCTGGAGGATTTTCGGAAGATACCATTGACGGATAAAGAAGCGTTACGCCAGAATTATCCTTTTGGATTATTTGCCGAGCCATTGGAAAAGATGGTCAGAATCCATGCTTCCTCAGGGACAACGGGAAAACCGACCGTTGTAGGGTATACCCGTGAAGATATTCAGTTATGGGCCAAAATTGTGGCCAACGGTCTCAGAAGGGCCGGCATTACGTCCAACGACGTTGTACAGGTCGCTTACGGCTATGGCTTGTTTACCGGCGGTATGGGACTGCATTACGGATGTGAAGAACTTGGGGCTTTAGTCATTCCGATCTCCGGCGGCAACACCCAGCGTCAGCTGATGCTGATGCGTGACTTTGGAAGTACGGTTCTTTGCTGTACTCCGTCGTACGCACTTTATCTGGCAGACAGTCTGGGGGAAGAGGGTATGACCAAAGAAGACCTGAAGCTGAGGGTCGGGATATTTGGCGCTGAGCCCTGGACAGAACAGATGAGAGCTGAGATTGAAACCAGACTTGGTATTCGGGCGCTCGATATCTATGGATTGAGTGAAACGATGGGACCCGGCGTTTCTTTGGAGTGCCTGAAAGGCGAAGGGCTGCATATCGATGAGAACTTCTACCCTGAAATTCTCGACAAAGACGGAAATGTTCTGCCGGAAGGAGAAACAGGAGAGCTCGTTCTTACCAGCTTTAACAAAATGGGTTTCCCCGGACTTCGCTATAGAACGAAAGATATTACCAGCATCACCTATGGAAGCTGTACGTGCGGCCACACCGGCTGGACGATGAAGAGAGTGTCGGCCAGAGTCGATGATATGCTGATTATTCGCGGTGTCAACGTCTTCCCAAGCCAGATTGAAGAAGCGATCCTGTCGGTAGGCGGAATCGAACCGCATTATCTGATTGTTGTGGACCGTGAGGGTAATCTTGATACCCTCGAAGTGCAGATTGAGGTGAATGCGGCAAGCTTCAACGATGAGATCCGGGAACTCGAGGAGCTCCAGCAAAGGCTTCAAACTAAAATACATGAGATCCTTAATATTGCAGCCAGGGTGCGTCTTGTCGAGCCGAAGAGTATCCCGCGCAGCGAAGGAAAAGCGAAGCGTGTAATTGATAAACGCAAGGAAAAACAATTAAGCTAA